TATACGTCCTTGACCGTCATTTCTAAAAATCAACTCACTTTCTTTGATTTGAAAGGGGTGAATCTACTGTTTTTCGGTCCTTTCCCGGCTCTCTTCCGCATTTTCCCCGTCGTTGTGCACAAAAGCGCCAAACCGCGCCTTTTGCGAACACCCGGCTCAGTTTGAACCTTTTTCAACTTTCCTCTTGTCAACTTCCGGGGCCTATGTTATAGTTTCCGTGGAGCATGGGGGACCGTGCTCTTTTTATGAGGATATAAAAGCATTTTACTTTACCATGAAAGCCTTTAACTTGTCAAGGGGCTTTCTGTAAATTTTTCTTTCTTCTTAGGAAAAGGGCAAAATTTTTTTCTTGCGCCCATCCCATTTTTGTTATATAATTAATTGGTACTTGATCAAATATGCCGGTGTGATGGAATTGGTAGACGTGACGGACTCAAAATCCGTTGGTGGCGACATCGTGTGGGTTCGAGTCCCACCACCGGCACCAAACCAATATAATCCGAACTTGTTTCCGATAGGAAATGGGTTCGGATTATTTGTTATATTTAAAGAAAAATAGCCAAATGGCTAATCGCAGATTAAGACCACTTTTTTAGAAAAGAGTAGGGTTTCCAGATAAATTTTGGTATAATTTACAATATAGGCAGGGGGCATTATATGAGTATGGTGAAATATAATCGATGAAAGCGGGCAGCCCCATAAGCAGATAGACCCATATATGAAAGGCCGTTTGCAAAGCAAATTGATGCATGCCATTACGAAGAAGTAGCAAAACCGGGGAATGCCGTGCAAGGGTCAAGATGAACGCTTCGCGCCCTTGCCGGCATTCCCCGGTTTTGTCCGTCCTAAGCCAACGCTGCTTTTTATGGAATCAGCCCCGGACAGGATCTCTGTCCGGGGCTGATTTCTTATTGGGGAGGCTTTTGCCTCGTTTTACGATGGTTCGTTCTGCGGCCCCGGGAGCCGCTGTCAATCCCGATTCAAAAACAGAGTATGCTCTCATTTTATGGGAGCTCCACTCTCAGCCCACCGTCTTCCAATGCTTGTCCACGTGGTTGAGGATCTCACAGCCCTCCTCCGTCACAAGCACCAAGTCCTCCACCCGGACCCCGAATTGACCAGGGAGGTACACTCCTGGCTCAATGGAGAAGATCATCCCAGGCTTGGCTACCAGCTCTGTGACTGCACTTACATCCCCCTTCTCATGCTCTGTCTGGCCAATAAAATGCCCCAGGCGGTGGGTGAAGTACTCACCATAGCCCGCCGAAGCGATATGTTCCCGGGCCGCGATGTCCAGCTCCCGCAGGGGGATACCGGGACGGATCATTCCCTCCGCGATCTCATTGGCACTGCGGACCAGGTCATGGATGGCCGCGTATTTGGGGTCCGCAGTCTTGCAGAAGAAGGTGCGGGTCATATCGGAGCAGTACCGGTCTTTCCGGCAGCCCATATCGATAACAATGCAGTCTCCCGCCTTCAGGCGGGTCTGGTCCGCCTCATGATGGGGGTCGGCGGCGTGGGCGCCGAATGAGACAATGGGCTGGAACGCCACAGCGTCGCAGCCCTCCGCCGCGTACTGGCTTATGATATAGTCGGCCACTTCCCGCTCCGTGATCCCCTCCTGGAGGAAGGCCGCCGCCCGTTCCATTACTGTGTCATTGATACGGGAGGCCGCCCGCATCAGCTCCCGCTCCGCCTCGTCCTTGCAGGCCCTGGCGTGATCCACACAGTCGGATGCCACTATATACCGGCTGTCCGGATTGCGCTCCATCAGGGGCAGAAGGAACCGGGCCGGCCACTCCTTGTCGATCCCCAGGGCGCTCTTTCCGTCCACATGGGAGGCCAAAATCGCCACCGCATCATCGGTGTCGGAGGACCACACCTGCTCATAGGGAGCTTCCGGCACAGGGAACAGCCTGTTCAAAAACAGCTTGTGGTGCCCGTCCCGGCGGAGATAAAAAGCAAACAGGCGCTCAAAGGGAAACACGTCATACCCGGTGAGATACCAGATGCTGTCTGGGTCAGACACCAGCATCTGGTCCAGCCCCATCTCCTCCATGGAGTCCAGCACTCTTTTGATACGTTCCTGATACATGGATCATCAGCCTTTCTTCTTCAAGATCACGGACTCTACCAGCGCCGGAGAGAGCAGCTCCCTGATGATCCTCACCCCGGTCTTCAGGGACTCCACCGGCGCATATTCAAACCTTCCGTGGGCGTTGTGTCCCGCGCTGGGCAGATTTGGGCACGGCAGACCCATGTAGGTCAGGACGCTTCCATCTGTCCCGCCCCGGATGGGCGAATGGGTGGGGGCAGCAATGCCTGCCGCCTTCATGGCCTGCTCTGCCAGTTCCAGGATCTCCATGTGATCCTTCAGGACCTCATGCATATTGTAATACTGGTCCTGGAGCTCCACCTCGGCCGTGTGCGCCCCATAGCGGCGGTCAATCTCTGCCGCCGCTTTCTCCATCATCGCTTTCCGCTCCTGGAACCTCTCCATGCTGTGGTCACGGACGATATAGATCATGTCGGCTTTCTCCACAGTCCCGTGCATCTCCTGGAGGTGGAAAAAGCCCTCGTACCCCTCTGTATGCCCCGGTATTTCCAGGGCCGGAAGCAGCGCGTTGTATTCCCCGGCCATCAGGATGGCGTTTTTCATTTTATCTTTCGCAGTGCCGGGATGGATGCTGAAGCCGTGAATGGTAACCGTGGCCTTGGCCGCGTTGAATGTCTCGTACTCATAGTCCGTGATATCCCCGCCGTCCACCGTATAGGCAAAATCAGCGCCAAAGCCTTTGACATCAAAGCCGCTGGCCCCCATGCCGATCTCCTCATCCGGAGTAAATCCGATGCAGATCTTCCCGTGGGGCACGCCCTCAGCCAGCAGCTCCTCCACTGCCTGGAGGATCATGGCGATGCCCGCCTTGTCATCCGCCCCCAGAAGAGTGGTCCCGTCTGAGCAGACCAGATCCTGCCCCACAAACTTTTGAAGCTCGGGGAACTGGGCCGCCTCCATGACGATCCCCTGCTCCCGGTTCAGCACCACGTCTCCCCCTTCGTAATGGATCACCTGGGGCTTCACATCCTTCCCCGTCATATCCGGGGTAGTGTCCATGTGGGCGATCAGGCCGATGGCGGGCAGATGCTCACAGCCCGGTGAGGCGGGCACAGAGGCATACACATAACACTTCTCGTCCAGCACCGCGTTCTCGATGCCCAGCCCGTGGAGTTCCTCCACCAGCAGACGGCCCATATCGAACTGCCGCTGCGTACTGGGCGTCACCGCTCTCCCGGCATGGTAGTCGCTCTCGCTGTACACCTTCGCATAGCGGATCAGACGGTCTACAACTGTATCCATTCTATGATCCTCCTTATCCTTCTCAGAGCAGATTCTCCGGATTCAAGCACTTCAGCTCCTCCAGCACAAACAGGCCGTCCTTCCGAATGAGCACATCATCGAACCAGATCTCACCACCACCGAACTCCGGCGTCTGGATCTGGATCAGGTCCCAGTGGACGGCGGAATGATTGCCGTTGGAGGCGTTGTCATAGCTGTTGCCCGGCGTCAGATGGAAGCTGCCAGCGATCTTTTCATCAAAGAGGATGTCCCCGATGGGATGGGTGATCACTGGGTTCACCCCGAAGGCGAACTCACCGATGTACCGGGCGCCCTCATCAATATCCAGGATCTCATTCATATATGGGGTGTTGTTGCTGGTGGCCTTTACGATTTTGCCGTCCCGGAACTCCAGATATACGTCCCGGAACAGGAAGCCGTCATAAGGGGAGGGGCAGTTATAGGTGATATGTCCGTTGACCGAATCCCGCACCGGCGAGGTATAGACCTCTCCGTCCGGGATATTCCGGTTCCCGTGCATGGCATAGCAGGGTATTCCCTGAATGGAGAAGGTAAGGTCTGTCCCTGGAGCGATGATGTGCACCCGGTCTGTCCGATCCATCAGCTTCTCCAGATGCCTCATAGCCCGCCCCATCTTGTCGTAGTCCACCAGACAGGCCCGGAAATAGAAGTCCTCATACTCCTCGGTGGACACGCCGGCCAGCTGGGCCATGGCGTCGTTTGGATAGCGCAGCACGGACCACTTGGTGTGGTTGCACCGCTGGGCCAGGTGGATGGGGCCCCAGTAATACTGGCGGTAACGGCGCTGAGCCTCGTCACTGACATTGTGCCATGCGCTGATGTTGGGCGTGGCCCGGATGTCGATATAGGCGTCCATATCCTTCATCCGCTCCAGTTCATAGGAGGCGATCTCCTCCATATGCTCCGCGTCGGCCCCCTGGACCAGCGCCCCCTCCACCCCATAGTCAAAAATGTGGATAAAGGGCTTTCCTCCCACCGCATAGGCCTCCTGGACCAGCGCCTTCATCAGTCCAGTCTCGCTGCCGTGGAGCTCAATAAGGATCTTCTCCCCCTTTTGCAGCTCCACCGCGCTCCGGATCAGAAATTGAGCAAACTTGCGAATTCTCGGGTCCTCCATAATGACAGAGCACTTCCTTTCCTGATTTTGATCCTATTGAAAAAAGCGGGGCAGAAGGATCTCTTCTGCCCCGCTTTACGATCACTTCTCCTGATAGAGCGCATCCAGGGAACGGGCGGCTTCCCCTTTCGGTGTCACAGCGGACACGACCAGGATGGCAATGACGGAGGCAGGCACCGCTACGATGGCACACTGTATCCCATAGGGCGTTCCCATCAGCGTCCAGACGATCGTTGCCAGACCGCCCACCAGGATGCCGGCAATACCGGCAGCCGGGGTCACCTTCTTGGAGAACAGCGCGAACAGGATAGCCGGCGTGATGGCCGCGCCGTACATGGTGTAGGCGGTCATCTGCAGAGAGAGCACGGTGGGGAAATAGAGGGTCAGGGCCACCGCGATGACACTGAATACCACGATGGTCCCCCGCAGCACCAGCATCTTCTGCTTGTCCGTAGCGTCCTTGCGGATATATTTGACATAGATGTCATTGGTCAGGTTGGTGGCGGAGGAGAGCAGATAGCTGTCCGCCGTGGTGACGATAAACGCCATGCAGGCACACATGATCAGCGCACCGAAGGCCATCGGCAGATAGTCCACGGATACCTGGAAGATCACGTTGGAGGGCGTGTCCAGCGTGGGATACAGGCGGGCCGCCTGGGTCACCACTGCGATGATGCTGACGATGACCAGGATCTCGCCAATGAACATGCCGATGTTGGACTTTTTGGCCTCTGTGCTGTTTTTGGCGGAGGCAAAGCGCTGCAG
The sequence above is a segment of the Lawsonibacter asaccharolyticus genome. Coding sequences within it:
- a CDS encoding peptidase T encodes the protein MDTVVDRLIRYAKVYSESDYHAGRAVTPSTQRQFDMGRLLVEELHGLGIENAVLDEKCYVYASVPASPGCEHLPAIGLIAHMDTTPDMTGKDVKPQVIHYEGGDVVLNREQGIVMEAAQFPELQKFVGQDLVCSDGTTLLGADDKAGIAMILQAVEELLAEGVPHGKICIGFTPDEEIGMGASGFDVKGFGADFAYTVDGGDITDYEYETFNAAKATVTIHGFSIHPGTAKDKMKNAILMAGEYNALLPALEIPGHTEGYEGFFHLQEMHGTVEKADMIYIVRDHSMERFQERKAMMEKAAAEIDRRYGAHTAEVELQDQYYNMHEVLKDHMEILELAEQAMKAAGIAAPTHSPIRGGTDGSVLTYMGLPCPNLPSAGHNAHGRFEYAPVESLKTGVRIIRELLSPALVESVILKKKG
- a CDS encoding peptidase M29 aminopeptidase II is translated as MEDPRIRKFAQFLIRSAVELQKGEKILIELHGSETGLMKALVQEAYAVGGKPFIHIFDYGVEGALVQGADAEHMEEIASYELERMKDMDAYIDIRATPNISAWHNVSDEAQRRYRQYYWGPIHLAQRCNHTKWSVLRYPNDAMAQLAGVSTEEYEDFYFRACLVDYDKMGRAMRHLEKLMDRTDRVHIIAPGTDLTFSIQGIPCYAMHGNRNIPDGEVYTSPVRDSVNGHITYNCPSPYDGFLFRDVYLEFRDGKIVKATSNNTPYMNEILDIDEGARYIGEFAFGVNPVITHPIGDILFDEKIAGSFHLTPGNSYDNASNGNHSAVHWDLIQIQTPEFGGGEIWFDDVLIRKDGLFVLEELKCLNPENLL